TTCATTGACCAGGTTTTTTCCTAACCTCTTCCCTACAACCTCTGACCCCATTCCCCCGCACATCCACCTTCCAAATCGATACATGAATGGAGGCTAGCACCAGAAACTAGGTGGAAGGTtagtcttatttttttattgacccCGACAGCAGTTTTCTGCAATGAATCAGACGTGTGCTAGTACTTGTAGTACTGGGTCCTAATGAGAACAGCAGAGCAGGGCGTGCCAAGTTACAGAAGGGGTTGTTCCTTTCtttttcagacagacagaatcacAGCCTGACCATGTTTTCTATCTatccgtctctctctttcacccctGTTAGATGGTGATACTAGGGGAGAAAGTGCTGTATGGTGCTATTATCCCAAACACCTAAACACTAAtctatgcctaaacctaaattacatttaaatgtcccCCCAATGTTGAATTGTCCTAGTTATATTATCCTTGAGGGGATGTttggtcctcacaagtataATATAACAaggacatgcacacacactcacagacacacagacactaacctTCAAACAATCCTCTGCATTCCTTTACACTCAGATTTTTTCACCAAACATCATTTTCAAATAAGATGAACTTAGACGTGCTATAAATGATACGGCCTTGTGTAAATTTTAATTGCTTtcattttcctttcattttctttttctaaaatCTTAATATATCGTACAGTTTATTGTATGCGAAGGAATTAACAGAAATTAGTATCTTAATTCAAAGAGACAATCTCAGAGTCCCAGATAACCAATGTTGGCGATgttactgaaataaaaacaaagggaAACAGGGACCTTGGTTTACGTGCATACATCTGGCGCCATCTGGCGGGTACAACATCCGCAGTAACTGTATATATCGTGGTGTTTGGTACTGCGTTGTTTTTGTTCATTCGGAAATTATTTTcgtttttaaaattaaatgaagTGATGGTGGTATCCAGAATCATGGCAATTGGCATTAATATGATCTATAATATTGGTATGCAATATAAATCAGTCTTTCCATGCAAACCAACAAATCGTATCCATTGATTATAAAAAGAAACGtaaacatttgttaatggtCTTTTAATCATCGTATTGAACATACCTATGCCGATCGAATATGCAATTACACGCATGCGCGTAGGACCTACTTTCGCTGTATTATGACCCTTCTAACATTAGATTGGAGAGGCTTGGGAATTCCCCAGGACAACTCCTTTAGCGAGACGCATTGACCTGTAAACAACGTTGCAcggtaacatttattttactctaTAAGTAACACTTTCAAAGATAAACTTTGATGATATCAGTTAGGTGAAGCTCCCTGTGCTGTTTTCTAGCCTGGTCCTAGCTCATTTAGCCAGCTAACTAACTTAGCTAGTACTGTACAGaggtagatagatagatagctAAATGCTAGGATATCATCAGTTGCCAGCTTGACAGTTAGCTTGATACTTAGCCTGCTACGTGGATTTAACAAACTGTCTCTGGTTACTTAATGCAAATATTCTTCGATTTTAACCATACACTGTTGATATAATTGCAGAGGAGTCTGTAAAAAGagcatagctagctagctagcaacagCTTTCGTAATGGCTGGTATTCAGCCCAGGTGCGATTCTGCAAAGCAGCTTGCACCACATAAACTTGGCTTCGGGATCGACAAACACGAAACTCTGGGCACTTCTTCACCGGACGATTGGTGTGACAGTGGGTTAGAGTGTCTGAGTGGACCAGCGCTGAGCCTGGATGACCACTTCAACAATGAAACATCCCAAACCTGGATGCCCAGGTCCCCTACTCACACGGCCTCTTACCCCTCAACGGATGACACTGACAAGCACCCTATGGACTGCAGTTCAGTAGGGTGTGGTGAGAGGTTGGACTCAGCTATAGGGGACTCAATTACAGATGAAACAATGGGGAGTATATCACAAGGCCTTGGGACAATGCACTTGAATGAACCGGTTATCACTGACCTGGTGGATGGCAGTGGGTGGCAGGCAGCACTGAGCCcagaggaggagagacggaggagagaggagacgtTTAACACACTGAACTTTGTGTCTGAAGATGGTGACACGTGAGTTGGCACTACTTGCTCTTACTTCAGGTAATAAGGAACAGTTTTCTGGCTATTTGTCATTCCAGTCTCCTTTGGTCATAGGGCTCTTCACTTGGCTCTTATCCACGAGCACTTGGCCTTTGTACAGTACTTACTCGGGGTGATCGCACTCGACCCAAGCTGGGTGCCATACCTGGACATCCAGAACCACTTAGGACAGGTGAGGAAGCGCAGGGGGCGGTCTGTTACTGTTGTGAGATCAGCCACAACAGCACATGGGGATTTATTAACGTACGTCCACCTTTCcacttctgtctgtttttcctcctcttcctccttacCCTGTCTCTGCGTGCTTGTGTCAGACTGCCCTCCACTTGGCTGTGATAGTGGACCAGCCCCAGTGTGTTCGAGGGCTGCTGTGGGGTGGTGCTGGTGCGGAGATCCAGGAGAGGGGAGGCAACACCCCACTGCACCTGGCTGTCCGAGAGCTGCGGAGGGACTGTGTACGAGAGATCACCTCCAACTGCCAGAGCACAGACTACCTCCACATCTCCAACTACTCAGGTACACAGGGACCACACTGAGCCGGTCATGGTGCGCTATGCCCCCGCAGTCTTCTCACCCACTTACGGCTTTACCCTTTCTAAGCTTTGCGCGCTGTCACGATCGTGTCTTTATTTCTCTGTTTTGTCATGTCCCCTCCCTGTGTCGTAGGGGTGAGTGCGCTGCATTTGGCAGTACAGAGGGGCAAGGAGGACATAATCAGTATGCTGATTGAAGCAGGAGCCGATGTCAATCAGAGAGTGAGTAGACCATGGTGGTCGGTGTGTTAGACCGTGCCCCGCCCGACTCCTCCGTGCCCCGCCCGACTCCACCGTGCCCCGCCCGACTCCACCGTGCCCCGCACGACTCCACCATGCCCCGCCCGACTCCTCCATGCCCCGCCTGAGTGCTTGATTAActgaacaagacaatgacccataAAGGTTATGACGGTCCCctgttccctctgtctcctccaggACCTGGGCTCCGGCCGCTCTCCTCTACACTGGGCCGTGGAGTCCCAGAGCCCCACGGTGGTGCAGCTACTGCTGCAGGGGGGAGCTAATGTAGAGCAGCCCTCCTACGCCGGCCACACAGCCCTCTACTGTGCCCTGCACCGGCCCAACAAGGAGGTACAGGCCCTGCTCAAAGCCGGAGGGGCCTCTGATGTACAGGCCCTGGATGATGATgaagacgaggaggaagagagggagagtgaagaGGTGAGGGGGTATGGCGGAGCGTTAGAGTTTCTTTACTTGTCTGTTTTATTCAAATGGCACAGAATGTGCATTGTAGCTATAAGTGTTATTATTGGGTTTATATGAAGCCTTTATATTGACTGActctgctgttgtttttgtgtttccctCCTGTAGGAAGAGTTTGACGACGTTGTTATCAATGGACAACGAGTGACCTAACTGTGACCATGGTCACTGGGCCACGTGGGGTCCTGGCGCTGCTGTTGGGCTAAGAGATAGATGTGcttttgtgttggtgtgttttggttcccgtatgtacagtgtgtgtggttcttGTATGTATGCACAGTATGTGTATGGTTCCTGTATGTACAggtaagcccaaaagtattcatacccatgccaaattttgagctatagtgaatttttatttgactaataggtttcttctggctggaaatgacataaacaagtgataaaacacggtaagacattgtgctggagatagtAATAGTTACGTTACTCATTTGTATCTGTTTTTTTGCAGATCTTTATGAAAAATGCTAtttccaacattattcataccccttgaaattgttgtAAATTTGAGAAAATGCACGTTTCTATACCATTTacaatggtcttgtaatttccaccacgagagagcattctaatcacctataaattgagaacagcggaacagcagtagttctctagtcagttactagtcaactgcaagtcatggctaaaaacagaaatggttacgttattcatttgtgtCTCCAGCGcaatgtcttaccgtgttttgtcacttgtttatgtcatttccagccagaagaaacctattggtcaaataaaaattcattGTAGCTCagaatttggcatgggtatgaatacatttgagctgaactgtgtgtgtgtgtgtgtgtgtgtgtgtgtgtgtgtgtgtgcgtgtgcgcctCCAGATTGTATATAGCAATGCTGCTGAGGAGCTCCAGTTCTCTACCCGGTCAGGAATTAAGTAATTAGATAGAACTGATCTCCATTGTTCCTGGTTAGTTTAGTTGCAATACATTGCCAGCTAATGATTGAGTGTCTGAAGCTCAGCTTGCCAAGACTAGTGCTGCTTACCCTACAATGGGAGAATGATCCAACCATGGACTCAGCTGTGTTCACTCAAACTCTGATCATAGCAACATCTCTTGTGCTTGTCCCATCCACCTAGATCCTAgaacccctggttgggaaccactgagaTTCTAGAGTGCCGTCAGGAAAAgttttaacattaaaataccCAGTAATACAGTGATACTTCAGTGGTTGGGTGGTTTTAAGAGCTAGATTTGCAGCTTGATTAGGTTCTCAGATTACTTCTAAGATGACTAGCTATTGTAAAGAGATACATATAACTGGTTTTGGGgactttttattttccttttcattcTGTATGTTTAAATGGCATATCACTTTGATATCCTCATTAGTCTCTGATGCCTGGCTTTAAcggaatgtattttctttttcatcataATGCAAATCTGAAATGAAGGCAGACATCGGCATTAGGTTATAGTTCCACTGTTTGTCTCAGGCATGTTTTATTGGTTTTATATGACCCAGAGAGGAACTCCAGCTTTATGATGAAACTATTCAGAACTACATACTCTGCAGTCATGATAAAACTATTCAGTACTACATAGTCTGTCATGTAACGGTTGCCTGGCTACTCAAACACTTTGATCAAGCCCAATCTCTACACTGTCCCCACCTATGCTAGTTTtttctaataataaaaaaagtactGAGTACTGAGCCCAATAGTGTTGCTCTAAACcaacgttcaaaagtttggggtcacttagaaatattaagaaatgagtttgaataggaaatatagcgaTTGACAAGGTCagaaattatgatttttaattgaaataagtGTCCTTCCAaaaaatcctccatttgcagcagttACAGCCTTGTAGACCTTTGGCATTGTAGTTGGCAATTAATTGAGGTTATCTGAAGAGATTTTACCCCATGCTTCTTGAAGCATCTcctacaagttggattggcttgatgggcacttcttagataccatacggtcaagctgctcccacaacagctcaatagggtggccactccattatagatggaataccagctgactgcttcttccctaaatagttcttgcatagtttggagctgtgctttgggtcattgtcctgctgtagtAGGCTCCAACCAAGCGCTGTACACGGGGAATGGCATGACATTGCAAAATTGAGTGaaagccttccttcttcaagatcccatttaccctgtacaaatctcccactttaccaccaccaaagcaccctcagaacatcacattgcctccaccatgcttgaaagatggtgtcaagcacccctccagcatcttttcatttggtctgcatctttcaaatgtcattttttgtgATTTGAACACcacatatttagattttttccaatcttcctgtctgtgttcttttgcccatcttaatgtTTCCTTTTTATTGGCCATTCTAAGATTTGGCTTTTTCCTTGCAAGTCTGCCTAGACGTAATCTGCCTCTTTACTGTTGACGTAGAAAACTGTGTTTtctgggtactatttaatgaagctaccaGTTGCCAATTGAGGGCCTGTGAGGTGTCTCTTTTTCAAACTAGATACTAATGTattgtcctcttgctcatttGTGCTCCGAGGCTTCCCACACTTTCTATTTTGGTTAGAaccagtttgtgctgttttgtGAAGTGAGTAGTTCAGTGTTGTACAAGATTTTaattttcttggcaatttcttgcatggaatagccatCATATTTCAGAACAAGAGTAGACTGACTATTTTcagaagttctttgtttctggacattttgagcctgtaatccaACCCACAGTTGCTGATGccccagatactcaactagtctaaaggaccATTTTATTGCTCCTTTGATCAGCACAGCAGGTTGctaaacataattgcaaaagagttttgtaatgatcaatgagccttttaaaatgataaacttggattagcaaacacaacgttcCATTGGAACAGAGGACTGTTGATTGCTGATAATAGGCCTCTGTATgcttatgtagatattccattgaaaaacagctgtttccagctaaaatagtaatttacaatattaataaaGACTGCACTATATATCTGATCAATTAGATGTTCAAAAactaggacatttctaagtgaccccaaatctTTGAACAGTGGTGTATGTTGGACCCCAGGGCATTGCTGATATGCTgcaaacatttggccttaatgGCAGAGTTATGCAGTGTCACTTGGGGGCTTCCAATACTATTTCTAAGatgcaaaaacatttggacCACTCTAGTCCCAGAAGCAACATTAAGGCAAAAATCATCGCCTTTGCTACTCTAATATGAAGCAATTGCTGATTAGTTTAGTTTGAGTCCCCAGGCGACTTCAGCAATTTAATTTCAACTGTTAGTTATATTTGTAATATCGCCTGGACGTGGTAGTTTCACATCTACAGATTCTAACTGTAAAGCTGGAATCCCAAGTAGTTAAATTGACTCACTAATTTGTGATTAAGCAATGAACTACAGTGACAACATGTTTAATGACATCACTGTGTGCCCCACAGAATACCAGCATATGTTGTGCTCCCCAGATCAGCTTCATCAACAATATAAATAGCTGTTGGGTGGACAGTGAAGCAGTTCCCCCTTTGGATTCCATTAAATTTACAAGGCTATAAATAGAGATGTGGGTTGTGGATGAAGGATTGAATATGTGGACACCGGAATATGTGATTGTATATAAATTATGCATGCCAAAGTAATTAGTAAACATGGGATGGAAGGAATGATAAAAACCCATTACATTAGTACTAAATCGTTTTTTGTTTCAAGttgaaagaaatgtatgtgGAACATTGTTTGAGAACCTCTAAGTCTACATGAATGTAGATTTGTTGGACCACTGGATCACTGAAGTAGAGGGTGATGTGACTATTTCACCAGTGGATTTTCCCCAGAATTTGCTTTAACCCGGGCCTGACTAACATCCAGCAGTGGTGTCCTCATTGTCACCATTTGATGTACAGTTAGTAGACTGAGATACAAGAGGAAAACAGGCATCCTCCAAAACAAGGGTTGGTGTCCCCTGGACTAAAATAATTTGGTGTATATTTGCTTTgtgtattttgacttatttttatattcttttgaTGGAGGACGTATTGGTGATTTGACAGGCAAGGATGCCTCTGTGTTTGTTAGTCAGCAGGAGCATGCTGTCTACGATTGTTGTAATCAAACCTGTAAATTAAAAACAGTATTAAAAGAGGATATGTTGTGTCTGCTGTTTATTTTCCTGGAGCACTCAGTCGTGTAGAATTTGTACAGAAGTTGTAGCCAAGCTTTGCCTCCATGCACTGCCTTGGAGCAGATTGCACACAGTGCTGTTACAGCATTCAGGAGACAATCCTACATAATTATGTTGGTTTAATTTCATTGCAAATAGTTTGTAGTTtctctttcattttgtttccttgttttttttggtcaaaAATAAGTGTTCATCTGTAGGCTAGGTGACATGACCCATGTGTCTACACAGCAAGGAAGAGATGCTGTCAGACTCTCAATACTGTCCCAAAGACAGATTCCAAACAATAACTTTATGGCACTCTTTGGTGTTCATCATGTGATTCTAACTACAGGTGGGCATAGGTTAGTAATTTACCAcataaaagcaaatgttttttggggatgAAACATTTTTGACCAATACATGTGGTCCTGGAGATGAGCACTAGCTTATGTTTAATTCAccctttaaacatttaattagtGAATTTAGGAACAGATGGAATGGCCTTTAATCTGTGAAGATGTTGCTGTGCCCTCCTGACACCCTTTCAACTCAGCAAAGATGTCTGCACAGGTGTAAGGGGTCTCGCCTGTCTGGGTCCTCGTGGCATTTCAGATTATACTGTCCCCGAATTGCTTCCCACTCAGGCCAGACCAGAATCTTATTATAGCTCATGTAGTAATTGGTCAGGGATGTCTGGGAAGCAAAGGTTTGGACAGTGGAGTTCAGGAAAGGCACTGCAACTAGTTTTGCTGAGAAAGTCAGCCAGTTGGTAGCTCTTACCAGTCAGGACAGCAGTGGGTTAGCCTATAAGAGGgatcttttctgtttttctgctttAGGTGGGTGGGTGTCTCGCCCTCTCAGCTGTGTTTGGGCTGGATGAGGAGATGCGAGGGGCAAATACACCTCACTTGGCCCTCACAGAGACTGGCAGCTGATGTTATGTTCCTAATCTGACCCCtcttaaaaaagtgaaaaaaaggataaacgcaacacttttgtttttgaccccatttatcatgagctgaactcaaagatctaagactttctctgtacacaaaaggcctatttctctcaaatattgttcacaaatctgtctaaatctgtgttagtgagcacttctcctttgcagagataatccatccacctcacaggtgtggcctatcaagatgctgattagacagcatgattattgcacaggtgtacTTTAGGCTTGCCATAATAAAAGgcaactctaaaatgtgcacttccatcacacagcacaatgccacagatgtcacaggTTTTGAGGGaacgtgcaattggcatgctgactgcaggaatgtccaccagagctgttgcctgtgaattgaatgttcatttcccTACTGTAAGCCTTCTCCAATGGCGTTTCATAGAGAGTCtttgatctttgagttcagctcatgataaatgggggcaaaaacaaaattgttgcatttataattttgtttagtgtatTTTTCTTTAATCATGTACAGCAAAACGTTTCTACTAAATCGTCATCCACATCAAGTCTCCTGTCATGCTGTCCTTCAGATGTCTAGAATATTTGAGACTACTGGACTGTCAGCcttcagaaaaatatataattgttggAAATCCTGGCAACAGTCTCAACCACTTGATGTTCTTgcatgtttgaaaataaatggaaaaactgtaccaaataaacacatttactttgtCTATTAGTTGGTTTGCAGGGGACCCCTTATCACCAGAGTGATTGTTCATCTCCCTACTCACTTCCCTGTGTATGCTGCTCAGGTACTACTCATCCATGCAGATAACCACCTCCATGTCCTGGAGTCACTGTTTTAGTGCAACCTTCAAATTCTTTAGGCACAAACCTTTGCAGGGACACATACTTCACCACCTCCACCGCTGTCCTCTTAGGCAGAAGCTGTCTTCCTCTCAGACAGCACTTAAATTGCACTGCTTGCACGGTTCTGCCCTGACTTAGCTCCACAGACTGGCCCTCAGTATCTCACAATCTAGTCTGGCTCCCCTGAATGGAATAGTTTATCTTCaatctcgctagcaattgctcaattcttatgattattcctaggaagttagcagatactagtaagcctattactggctaataaactgttaaaatggccagtggcaaaagcaatacagttcatagacactgtggtggaggtaaagttaataagaaatgttagtttaacacaatcctcaatggagtctagtgactgctgaaatgtgtaatgccgtggcgtactggttaaagacagtgcctcatgtggaagacctaagttcgaatgtattgagagcaacaacatttattaattatttctggtagattccacaattctctcatcttttcacttgatgaaaaagttagttatcgtagCCTTTAttcatagttattgtataaatgtcattcacgaatgaaagaaaaaagtatgtttttatgccatgaaatgtaaaaactttggcagactcgctagttgctcaattattatgactataccggtaagttagtagataccgttaaagcttattactggctaatacgctgttaaaacgtccagtggctAACGCAATACatcgctatttgtggtggaggtaaacttagtaagaaatgttagtcaatttaactgtcagtgtcattcacaaatggccaattaactattaaaagatgatttgttcagaatagagaCAAGGgactatactgacacccggtaGATGTACagctttgtggtgtagtggttaacgacatagcctttcacgtgggcgagcCACGTGAATAGaatttaacattaccgtattattggttgtattttctgactagaatattaccagagagttgagaaggagcaaggatctttgatattactgtactgaaatcgcatccagctagctaggctatgtgtactgcaccagccggtgttcacccagcaaactgagacttgataagtcatattctataacactgacttagattacaactgactaaagaatgctattgtagaaataaagcaaatattactggtataacattggccagctaattatatatttatataaatagaaGACGGTATTATCAgttgggcagtactagcttagctagtaacttagtattttggtggtagcttcactatttccagaatcaagtaacttttcagtagtagtaactcctttatttaccaagtagcttggccacacaagctacttttcttgtcatgtgaaattagcacaacttaaagtagcttcctatgtaatgaactagcctactgctgtgtttgtgttacttagcttgctacatttgactgggtggtagcttttgtgtagtgaagctttattcatgacagagtaactaatagctttgctcactgcaatttccaagtaacttgcccaacactgtgtattattcacgtgtaattcaccctaacaaaagtaagttacctcccatgtctcatacccaccccacttaaaataaaggcaacagaacatctgatagtagaaagcttattatttagttcagcggtatgtgctcacctacaggttcagccaagatcacttggagctcctatttaaaTCAATCAGGgcgtcaggtagggttggtgttcttttaattaaaattttgaaaatatacctaatgaatatctttatgtcttgtgagtaatgtatgtattgtgtgcctgttttccatataaggaggctggaataacaatccatcggcacttccaggccatcttccgccgcctgatggttcggtgtggtgtctcacctgtgtaaagcactatataaatataatgtatttttttaaattattattttaataaggtgctgagtgctgcagagagggtgatccgccaagcttcaccaatgccagctcctaaggtgtcgacattcacagacatcgtccgggaggagattggaacagaggatgtttttctgcttggggaacacactgaggagactcagtttggcatcgacaaccatcgttctgacttgttgtcattggttgtgtctgtgtttctcaaaataaggctgcaccacattaccaaactcacctctcttgaactgcagaaagggagcacgaggaagaactgtcctctttcaggggttttagagcgtgtgcatgtgagtggttccacgacaattcaagactttaatcctaaattccagcatcccaaaactaattctaagctttatatctgtacttttaccttactcatcacacatagtatctttatgtcatatctgtcatcattctgacaagattaacactgaaactgaaagtaatggcttaaaactgcctgaaaacagtggtctgtcacattttatgtgaatactgctgtaagtgttggtgggtctgtaaatacctctgtttgtttgtgtttcatgaactctagcctcatggtgtgtgtctccaggaatccaaatgttggtctcctttgccttacactgggtgtgtgagcttgtgtataatgaagtttatctttacattatgtccttgtgtttgtgattgtcttagccctgatctctttccctctgggttctgaaaagcacttgtaactgtgttttgaaaattgctacattaattaagtttgcagacttttcaagggagtttcaacaaagtaattGTGCAGTTTAAAtcaaaactgtcacttttcatttcatcctgctattttagactgggacccatgtgtgtatgttgagatgggggctgtgaaatgagagagagagaaatatgtatttctgactttactgccactatttacacattaggtgtttcaatcggaatgatagtcaaactggaaatgttcctgcttttctccctttttggggattatgttcacagttttgatgaatataaaactatgaatattaaaatacgccgaaccatgtgtcctgtatcatagctacatgtatgacctttgcagcaaaaaaacccgcgtgaaaatcagtaaggtattcactgaggtatgattaattaaatgcgctgacagctcgtttcacctgccaaaacagattacattgagtggagtggcggaccggtccaagatggcggtcccacggctcgtcagcgccagtaggcagtagcggtcgatgcggcgtctactctttattatgtctatgctTGTGGGTGTGTCTTTTGGCGAACTAGCACCAGGAAAGCTGTGTATTAAGGTTTTAGAATAGGACATTATATGAAGGAATGTCAGATTATTACAATAGTTAAAATTGGaatagaaacatattttaattaagttttacattttatatatctCTACTCAATTCATATGCCTGATTGATGTAATTCTTACAACCTgcaatgctagctagcaaaccagCTTGCTAGATTAGGTAGCTACCAGCAGGGGCGTAGCACAACATCCTGGGCCCTTTACATAGACAGTCCTGATGGGCCccccattctttttttaataataataatcaggccTCTGTACACATGCTGTCTTCACTCCCATCATCCTCAATCACATCTTCTCTATCATCTTTCTCTATGAAGGATACATTTGATATTAACCTCTTATCCTAATTGTAatgttatataataaaatacattaagataTTAGTGTTACTTAacacatttcagtcaaaatggctaaacatggtttgttttaatattgataTAAGCTCACCTTGTATCAAATCCAAAGAGGAGGCTGAGGGGTCTGTTGCtactccagtccctgctgtgACAGTTTCTGAAACTGAGGGCCATGTGTTTCACAATGTTAACATCAGCTTCTACTGAATCTGACATAACTATAATGTTGACATGATATGTACGTACTGATTAGCTACCAAGCTACCTATAACACTGTTTAGCCTATTAATTATTAtagacattatagcctattaatttaaaattaaacatgtttcaaattaGACTATTATAATGGTGTGTTGTATGCAAACAGCATTGTTAgtgtagtttatttatttagcctttACCTCAGATTACACGTATAACCAAATTATCATTTGAAAGTGTATGTTCTGCTCTTCATATGGGTTGTCTCAGTCC
This genomic window from Esox lucius isolate fEsoLuc1 chromosome 7, fEsoLuc1.pri, whole genome shotgun sequence contains:
- the nfkbib gene encoding NF-kappa-B inhibitor beta, whose protein sequence is MAGIQPRCDSAKQLAPHKLGFGIDKHETLGTSSPDDWCDSGLECLSGPALSLDDHFNNETSQTWMPRSPTHTASYPSTDDTDKHPMDCSSVGCGERLDSAIGDSITDETMGSISQGLGTMHLNEPVITDLVDGSGWQAALSPEEERRRREETFNTLNFVSEDGDTALHLALIHEHLAFVQYLLGVIALDPSWVPYLDIQNHLGQTALHLAVIVDQPQCVRGLLWGGAGAEIQERGGNTPLHLAVRELRRDCVREITSNCQSTDYLHISNYSGVSALHLAVQRGKEDIISMLIEAGADVNQRDLGSGRSPLHWAVESQSPTVVQLLLQGGANVEQPSYAGHTALYCALHRPNKEVQALLKAGGASDVQALDDDEDEEEERESEEEEFDDVVINGQRVT